A single window of Solanum dulcamara chromosome 5, daSolDulc1.2, whole genome shotgun sequence DNA harbors:
- the LOC129889200 gene encoding nuclear transcription factor Y subunit A-8-like, protein MLSFSKKGGPGKEGQSFAPLFVSCSSMWNSSDQPEHAPSKKLTGVESALKHHSDNKKSECQFQDQDSTSTLSTGQSNHVEAAMGKSKTVLQNVAAHPGWGGIYEVQAESGTNASLSGKSATNTLPQPQVHHNHPNACLSYPLADTYFGRLVVAYGSNAFIYPQMVGVTSTRVALPLECTESLPIYVNAKQYSAILKRRQVRAKLDAQNMLVKDRKPYLHESRHRHAMKRARGSGGRFLNTKNMQQSNPSSPKYDRNIFKRQAGGNLSSSMVQHSESGSWGTSTQSGSDVTSIFSDDNMFQQPEFRVSGFPFHMQEAEDFMHVGT, encoded by the exons ATGCTAAGTTTCTCGAAGAAAGGTGGCCCTGGAAAAGAAGGTCAATCTTTTGCACCTTTGTTCGTGAGTTGCTCATCTATGTGGAATTCCAGTGACCAACCAGAACATGCTCCCTCTAAGAAACTGACTGGAGTGGAATCTGCATTGAAACATCACTCTGATAATAAGAAATCAGAATGTCAGTTCCAAGATCAGGATTCAACTTCTACTCTGTCAACTGGTCAATCTAATCATGTGGAGGCCGCAATGGGAAAAAGCAAAACTGTTCTTCAAAATGTTGCAGCTCATCCAG GTTGGGGTGGAATTTATGAGGTGCAAGCCGAGAGTGGAACAAATGCATCCCTATCAGGCAAAAGTGCCACCAACACTCTTCCTCAGCCGCAAGTGCATCATAATCATCCAAAC GCTTGCCTATCCTACCCTTTGGCTGACACTTACTTTGGAAGGCTCGTGGTTGCTTATGGATCAAATGCCTTC ATTTATCCTCAAATGGTTGGTGTCACCTCTACAAGAGTTGCACTTCCTCTTGAATGCACAGAGAGCTTGCCCATCTATGTGAATGCGAAACAATACAGTGCTATCCTCAAAAGGCGACAAGTCCGTGCCAAGCTAGACGCTCAAAATATGCTTGTCAAAGACAGAAAG CCATATCTTCACGAGTCTCGACATCGACACGCGATGAAGAGAGCTAGGGGTTCTGGAGGGCGCTTTTTGAACACAAAGAATATGCAGCAATCCAACCCTTCATCTCCAAAGTACGATAGAAATATCTTTAAGCGACAGGCAGGTGGCAACTTATCTAGTTCCATGGTTCAGCACTCAGAAAGTGGTAGTTGGGGGACTTCCACCCAATCTGGTTCTGATGTGACAAGTATCTTCAGTGATGATAACATGTTCCAGCAACCAGAGTTCAGAGTCTCTGGCTTCCCTTTTCACATGCAGGAAGCTGAAGACTTCATGCATGTTGGAACCTGA